In Aestuariibaculum lutulentum, one DNA window encodes the following:
- a CDS encoding DUF6850 family outer membrane beta-barrel protein, producing the protein MKQYFLFLLGFSVSLVGFGQQKADSIQDPVRQIFAQDLVQELSKFPLNYQFTSIKDYTASALYFKTESGDLKDGRTPETINNFGLKTQGLYRNKKGVLFFGDISISKEFYKNLKWNLSYDLPENGVMSDPHYFGVSKGGNWSNQEYDINGGFILPVSFKIKLLLNTNYTLFNKYRIDLDPRPEITCNNLDVNLGLSYKLAEKHHIKASFSYGYTHGDNEIKFSNNDKNLPANYDIYVRWMSGYGSLSSPFKNSTQRRFTEHQAHLGYTFQTENLTIMADALYKAADQLTYRNNGVVDKDDTSNYFASYKPESFSVHVLGLYKITPLKQVKFNVSGDFSSGNNFWYAKGGKTYSAQENALKAGVSYLNFSSEKIFWDMGLSTKIWNVEQRDALATTSSNYTNLDFQPYIMRSFAVSDNMALSPFFKSTLRLNLDELYIQGNTSDLENIQENDFAAYAQRDFYSEVIIPNHELYSANQLNLSGGTFININSQKHYNVSLKLQAGYQIALQQMHAFSSSDPSRFSGLASLTISY; encoded by the coding sequence ATGAAGCAGTATTTTCTTTTTTTGCTAGGTTTTAGTGTCAGTTTAGTTGGTTTCGGTCAACAAAAAGCTGATAGTATTCAGGATCCTGTGCGTCAAATTTTTGCTCAAGATTTAGTGCAGGAGTTAAGCAAATTTCCTTTAAACTATCAGTTTACCTCAATTAAAGATTATACGGCTTCAGCTTTATATTTTAAAACCGAAAGCGGTGATTTAAAAGATGGACGTACACCCGAAACCATAAATAACTTTGGTTTAAAAACTCAAGGGTTGTACCGCAATAAAAAAGGCGTATTGTTTTTTGGTGATATTTCCATTTCAAAAGAATTTTATAAAAACTTAAAGTGGAATCTGTCTTACGATTTACCTGAAAATGGAGTAATGAGCGATCCGCATTATTTCGGCGTTTCAAAAGGAGGAAACTGGAGTAATCAGGAGTATGATATAAACGGCGGTTTTATTTTGCCTGTAAGTTTTAAAATTAAACTTTTACTAAATACGAATTACACGTTGTTTAATAAGTATCGTATTGATTTAGACCCCAGACCAGAAATAACCTGTAATAACTTAGATGTTAATCTGGGTTTAAGTTATAAGTTAGCTGAAAAACATCATATAAAAGCATCGTTTTCTTACGGGTATACTCATGGTGATAATGAGATCAAGTTTTCTAATAATGATAAAAACCTACCTGCTAATTACGATATTTATGTGAGATGGATGTCAGGTTACGGTTCTTTATCAAGTCCGTTTAAAAATTCTACGCAGCGCCGCTTCACCGAGCATCAGGCTCATTTAGGGTACACGTTCCAGACGGAAAATTTAACTATAATGGCAGATGCCTTGTATAAAGCAGCAGACCAGCTTACGTATAGAAATAATGGAGTTGTAGATAAAGATGATACCTCAAATTATTTTGCAAGTTATAAACCAGAATCATTTTCGGTACATGTTTTAGGTTTATATAAAATAACACCTTTGAAACAGGTAAAGTTTAATGTAAGCGGCGATTTTAGTTCTGGAAATAATTTTTGGTATGCTAAAGGCGGAAAAACTTATTCAGCTCAGGAAAATGCTTTGAAAGCAGGGGTGTCGTACTTAAATTTTAGTTCAGAAAAGATATTTTGGGATATGGGGTTGAGTACAAAAATTTGGAATGTAGAACAACGTGATGCTTTGGCGACAACTTCTTCAAATTATACAAATTTAGATTTTCAACCTTACATTATGCGTTCGTTTGCCGTTTCAGATAATATGGCTTTAAGTCCGTTTTTTAAAAGTACATTGAGGTTGAATCTTGATGAATTGTATATTCAGGGAAATACTTCAGATTTAGAAAATATTCAGGAAAACGATTTTGCAGCTTACGCGCAGCGCGATTTTTATAGCGAAGTGATTATTCCAAACCATGAATTATACAGTGCGAATCAGTTAAATTTAAGTGGCGGAACTTTTATTAATATCAATTCTCAAAAGCATTATAATGTAAGTCTGAAATTGCAGGCTGGTTATCAGATTGCTTTACAACAAATGCATGCATTTTCAAGTTCAGACCCTTCACGTTTTAGCGGGCTTGCCAGCTTAACTATTAGCTATTAA
- a CDS encoding PspC domain-containing protein → MNKTVNINLAGIFFHIDEDAYLKLQRYLEAIKRSFTDSQGRAEIIADIETRIAELFSERLQSERQVIGNKEVDEVISIMGQPEDYLVDDEIFEDEPQAFSSNKSKANKKLFRDTDNSYIGGVSAGLAHYFGIDTIWIRLAWILLVVAGFGTGIIIYILLWILVPEAKTTAEKLMMTGEPVNISNIEKKIKDGFDSVSETVSDVAKNVSDSVSGAAKKVDIKKQGNKIKSSSRTFFDTLADVIMFFFKIIAKFIGLILILIGASTLIALIIGWFSLGAIDVIPGTDLVGIVNAGGTPVWLASVLAFLAVGIPFFFLFYLGLRILITNLKSIGKVAKLSLLGLWLFSIIGLTIITIKEVSEHAYNEHYIEKMSLENTVTDTLMVSFADNDIFKNPFYRSNDFKVATNHDGKKNIFSKDLRIQVKSTTDSLASIRIEKSADGRNYEKALDRAKNIEYSYTFNSHELILDPYFTTPISNKYCEQEVLITLYLPVGSVVKFTKNTESFLNYRTHSNNIVSSNQVNHYLTINNDTVICDTCETENDEEEDNDIEINIDMPQVKINDKGIEIKTGDKQILKIDENGINGNSENVRVKIDSTGINITSEEIEEENN, encoded by the coding sequence ATGAATAAAACAGTCAACATAAATTTAGCAGGTATATTCTTCCATATTGATGAAGATGCATACTTAAAATTACAGCGCTATCTTGAGGCTATAAAACGTTCATTTACCGACTCTCAAGGACGTGCAGAAATTATTGCAGATATTGAAACTCGTATTGCCGAACTATTTAGTGAGCGTTTGCAAAGCGAAAGACAGGTAATTGGCAATAAAGAGGTAGACGAGGTAATCTCTATTATGGGGCAACCGGAAGACTATCTTGTAGACGACGAAATATTCGAAGATGAGCCACAAGCTTTTTCATCAAACAAATCGAAAGCTAACAAAAAACTATTTAGAGATACCGACAATTCTTATATAGGTGGAGTCTCGGCTGGGTTAGCTCATTACTTTGGTATAGATACTATATGGATTCGTTTAGCATGGATTTTATTAGTAGTCGCTGGTTTTGGAACAGGTATAATTATCTACATTTTACTTTGGATATTAGTTCCTGAAGCTAAAACCACTGCCGAAAAACTAATGATGACCGGTGAACCGGTGAATATTAGCAACATCGAAAAAAAAATTAAGGACGGATTCGATTCGGTAAGCGAAACAGTTTCTGATGTAGCTAAAAACGTATCTGATTCGGTATCGGGAGCTGCGAAGAAGGTTGACATAAAAAAGCAAGGCAATAAAATAAAATCGAGTTCAAGAACATTTTTCGATACCCTTGCCGATGTTATTATGTTCTTCTTTAAGATTATAGCCAAATTTATCGGTCTTATTTTAATCCTGATAGGAGCGTCTACCTTAATTGCTTTAATTATTGGATGGTTTTCATTAGGGGCGATAGATGTTATTCCTGGAACAGATTTAGTAGGCATTGTAAATGCCGGAGGAACTCCTGTTTGGTTGGCATCAGTCCTTGCCTTCTTAGCCGTTGGTATTCCGTTTTTCTTCCTATTTTATTTAGGATTAAGAATTCTAATTACCAATCTGAAATCTATAGGTAAAGTTGCTAAGTTATCGTTATTAGGATTATGGCTGTTTTCTATTATAGGTCTAACAATTATAACGATTAAAGAAGTGAGCGAGCATGCTTATAACGAACACTACATTGAAAAAATGTCGTTAGAAAACACTGTAACCGACACTTTAATGGTAAGCTTTGCTGATAACGATATTTTTAAAAATCCGTTTTACAGAAGTAATGACTTTAAAGTAGCCACTAACCATGATGGTAAGAAGAACATCTTTAGTAAAGATCTAAGAATTCAAGTAAAGTCAACTACTGATAGTTTAGCATCTATCCGTATAGAGAAAAGTGCCGATGGTAGAAATTACGAAAAGGCTTTAGATCGCGCTAAAAATATTGAATACAGCTATACTTTTAATAGTCATGAATTAATTTTAGACCCATACTTCACCACACCAATTTCTAATAAATACTGTGAGCAGGAAGTATTAATTACGCTGTATTTACCAGTTGGAAGCGTAGTTAAATTCACCAAAAACACTGAATCGTTTTTAAATTACAGAACGCATTCTAACAACATAGTGTCTTCTAATCAAGTAAATCATTATTTAACAATAAACAACGATACTGTTATTTGCGATACTTGTGAAACAGAAAATGATGAAGAGGAAGACAATGATATTGAAATTAACATTGATATGCCTCAGGTAAAAATTAACGATAAGGGTATTGAAATTAAAACCGGAGACAAACAAATTTTAAAAATTGACGAGAATGGTATTAATGGCAATTCTGAAAATGTCCGCGTAAAAATCGACTCAACAGGCATTAATATCACTTCAGAGGAAATCGAGGAAGAAAACAATTAA
- a CDS encoding YceI family protein, with protein MRRVVFIVFILAALAFTNKDTAVNNTSIVVSSKSTLVVKGTTNVNTFKCVFDSKRLKNPVSVTYFSNGEKLKFRETALVLDNGCFDCGGKGINRDFQKILKSESYPQIKLILKETSSLEDKNNVQTLVDVEIAGIKREYKIPVTVKKNGSTLINGGLKVCLSDYNLEQPKKMFGLITVDNEIFIDFNLVVE; from the coding sequence ATGAGAAGAGTTGTGTTCATAGTGTTTATACTAGCAGCATTAGCTTTTACAAATAAGGATACTGCGGTAAATAACACGTCGATTGTTGTGTCTTCAAAAAGTACATTAGTAGTTAAAGGTACAACCAATGTAAATACTTTTAAATGTGTTTTTGATTCCAAACGTCTTAAAAATCCAGTATCTGTAACTTATTTTTCAAATGGAGAAAAATTAAAATTTAGAGAAACAGCGCTGGTTTTGGACAATGGTTGTTTCGATTGTGGCGGAAAAGGTATTAATAGAGATTTTCAGAAAATTCTGAAATCAGAAAGCTATCCGCAGATTAAACTCATTTTAAAAGAAACCAGTAGTTTGGAAGATAAAAATAATGTTCAAACATTGGTAGATGTTGAAATTGCCGGAATTAAAAGAGAGTATAAAATACCAGTTACTGTAAAAAAGAATGGTAGTACTTTAATCAATGGCGGTTTAAAAGTGTGTTTAAGCGATTATAATTTAGAACAACCTAAGAAAATGTTTGGTCTAATTACAGTTGACAATGAAATATTCATAGATTTTAATTTAGTAGTAGAATAA
- a CDS encoding cytochrome-c peroxidase, with the protein MKKYSFIPILVLVVLFSAFKTYQYYDINVLREQYSSGDYTQWPAPDLDSITAINFQDIGHLDAVVHPETNPYSKEKRELGKTLFFDPRLSSSGQIACASCHDSEIGWNDGRRTSYGHNRQLGRRNSMTILNVAYAEKLFWDGRSGGLEDQVNFPIKDSLEMNFHINLAVDTISKIEGYKALFEKAFGTSQISEQRIRKAIATFERSIVSESTKFDKFISGNSEVYSDEEVLGLHLFRTKARCINCHNSGYFSDNQFHNTGLTYYGRPFEDLGLYEVTGKKEDVGKFKTSSLREISRTRPYMHNGLFPHLEGVVNMYNAGMPQPKRKAHQLNDTLFPTTSPILKALQLTVEEKGALVAFLETLESRRHRESPPELPM; encoded by the coding sequence ATGAAAAAATATAGTTTTATTCCAATACTGGTTTTAGTAGTGCTTTTTTCAGCATTTAAAACCTATCAGTATTATGATATTAATGTACTTAGAGAGCAATATAGTAGTGGCGATTATACGCAATGGCCGGCACCCGATTTAGATTCGATAACCGCTATTAACTTTCAAGATATTGGTCATTTAGATGCTGTTGTTCATCCTGAAACGAATCCGTATTCTAAAGAAAAAAGAGAGTTGGGGAAAACGCTGTTTTTCGATCCGCGTTTATCGTCCAGCGGACAAATAGCCTGTGCCAGTTGTCATGATTCCGAAATTGGCTGGAACGACGGAAGAAGAACCAGTTATGGGCATAACCGCCAATTGGGGCGAAGAAATTCTATGACGATTTTAAATGTCGCTTACGCTGAAAAATTATTTTGGGATGGCAGGTCAGGCGGTCTTGAAGATCAGGTTAATTTCCCTATTAAAGATTCATTGGAAATGAATTTTCACATTAATCTGGCTGTCGATACCATATCTAAAATTGAAGGATATAAAGCACTTTTTGAAAAAGCCTTTGGTACATCACAAATATCTGAGCAAAGAATAAGAAAAGCTATTGCAACTTTCGAACGTTCTATTGTTAGTGAGAGTACTAAATTTGATAAGTTTATTTCCGGTAATTCAGAAGTATATTCAGATGAAGAAGTTTTAGGTTTGCATTTGTTTAGAACCAAAGCCAGATGTATTAATTGCCATAATTCAGGATATTTTTCAGATAATCAGTTTCACAATACCGGATTAACTTATTATGGTCGTCCGTTTGAAGATTTAGGGCTTTATGAAGTTACTGGAAAGAAAGAAGATGTCGGGAAATTTAAAACATCGAGTTTAAGAGAAATATCCAGAACGCGACCATACATGCATAATGGATTATTTCCACATCTAGAAGGTGTGGTAAATATGTATAACGCTGGGATGCCGCAGCCTAAACGCAAAGCACATCAATTAAATGATACACTTTTTCCAACAACCTCACCTATATTAAAAGCCTTGCAATTAACAGTAGAGGAAAAAGGCGCATTGGTCGCGTTTTTAGAAACTTTAGAGTCCAGACGACATAGAGAATCGCCTCCGGAATTACCAATGTAA
- a CDS encoding glycoside hydrolase family 2 protein, which produces MNYKKGKLKREIITFLLVILITQLGISQTGRKVESFNEGWQFKKGPFTTDNIAFMQDWDKKWTDVKIPHTYNAKDMQVEHGVFYQGEAYYKKSFLVDEALKHKRLFLKFEGVGQVADLYVNGVFVGNHKGGYSAFSFEITKAVNFGEENTFVLKVNNEARQDVIPINHNLFGVYGGIHRPVWLITTNQINIDVTDHASNGVYISQEVIDNKKANVSVKVKLSSKLKNLQQVNLEHKIYNQEGKLVTKKDEKVSLSPQGVQTFTTSLILNKPHLWQGRKDPYLYKVVTAITEGAMVLDEITQPLGIRKVEVVAGEGVFLNGEKYPMYGVCRHQDWWGIGNALEKEQHDIDLEMIMEVGVTTVRLAHYQQSEYFYAKCDSLGLLVWAEIPFVNRVSGQESDNAKSQLVDLIRQNYNHPSIYVWGLHNEVYKPHDYTAQLTKELHDLAKSEDPGRFTVAVNGYGHMDHPVNLNADIQGMNRYYGWYEGKVDGLDTWAKGLQQNYSEYKVMLTEYGAGGNPNHQTEFLGDTWNYTLPFYPETYQTKTHEIQYGHIKNNPNILSSYVWNMFDFCVPKWNNGGIEARNHKGLVTFDRKTKKDAFYWYKANWSKEPVLYLAERRMVEREKQKTNIKVYSNLGEPKVYLNGTLLENPKMGTTDVCYIFENVNLTKEGNTIKAVAEKDGNTFEDVIKWNFTSEKTKDYNIKENTKAHAGF; this is translated from the coding sequence ATGAATTACAAAAAAGGAAAATTGAAAAGGGAAATTATCACATTCCTATTAGTTATTTTAATAACGCAATTAGGGATTTCACAAACCGGTAGAAAAGTAGAATCGTTTAATGAAGGATGGCAGTTTAAAAAAGGACCATTTACAACAGACAACATAGCGTTTATGCAAGACTGGGATAAAAAGTGGACGGATGTAAAAATACCACATACCTATAATGCTAAAGATATGCAAGTTGAGCACGGTGTGTTTTACCAAGGCGAAGCATATTACAAAAAGTCCTTTTTAGTCGATGAAGCATTAAAACATAAGCGTCTGTTCTTAAAATTTGAAGGCGTTGGTCAGGTGGCTGATTTGTATGTTAATGGCGTGTTTGTTGGTAATCACAAAGGCGGATATTCAGCCTTTTCTTTTGAAATTACAAAAGCTGTAAATTTTGGTGAAGAGAATACTTTTGTGTTGAAAGTAAATAACGAAGCACGTCAAGATGTTATTCCTATAAACCATAATTTATTTGGTGTTTACGGCGGAATTCATCGTCCGGTTTGGTTAATAACCACTAATCAAATTAATATTGATGTCACCGATCATGCTTCAAATGGCGTGTATATCTCTCAGGAAGTCATAGATAATAAAAAGGCAAATGTTTCTGTAAAAGTGAAACTTTCAAGTAAACTGAAAAATCTTCAGCAGGTTAATTTAGAACATAAAATATATAATCAAGAAGGTAAATTAGTGACTAAAAAAGACGAAAAAGTTTCTCTAAGTCCGCAGGGTGTTCAAACATTTACAACATCATTAATCTTAAATAAACCTCATTTGTGGCAAGGCCGTAAAGATCCGTATTTGTATAAAGTGGTAACGGCCATTACTGAAGGAGCTATGGTTTTAGATGAAATTACTCAGCCTTTAGGAATTAGAAAAGTTGAGGTTGTTGCTGGTGAAGGCGTGTTTTTAAATGGAGAAAAATACCCGATGTATGGCGTGTGTCGCCATCAGGATTGGTGGGGTATTGGTAATGCCTTAGAGAAAGAACAACACGACATCGATTTAGAGATGATTATGGAAGTGGGAGTAACCACCGTACGTTTGGCACATTATCAGCAATCTGAATATTTTTATGCAAAATGTGATAGTTTAGGGTTATTGGTTTGGGCTGAAATTCCGTTTGTTAATCGTGTAAGCGGTCAGGAAAGCGATAATGCTAAGTCTCAATTAGTAGATTTAATTCGTCAAAATTATAACCATCCATCCATTTACGTTTGGGGACTTCATAACGAAGTGTATAAACCTCACGATTATACGGCCCAATTAACTAAAGAACTTCACGATTTGGCAAAATCTGAAGATCCGGGGCGCTTCACAGTTGCAGTAAATGGTTACGGGCACATGGATCATCCGGTAAATTTAAATGCAGATATTCAGGGAATGAACAGATATTATGGTTGGTATGAAGGCAAAGTGGACGGTTTAGACACATGGGCAAAGGGACTTCAGCAAAATTACTCGGAGTATAAAGTGATGCTTACCGAATACGGTGCAGGAGGAAACCCAAATCATCAAACCGAATTTTTGGGTGACACCTGGAATTATACACTGCCTTTTTATCCTGAAACCTATCAAACAAAAACTCATGAAATTCAGTATGGACACATAAAGAATAATCCAAATATTTTGAGTTCTTATGTGTGGAACATGTTTGATTTTTGTGTGCCAAAATGGAATAATGGTGGTATTGAAGCCCGCAATCACAAAGGATTGGTAACTTTCGATAGAAAGACTAAAAAAGATGCGTTTTACTGGTATAAAGCCAATTGGAGTAAAGAACCGGTTTTGTATTTAGCAGAGCGCCGAATGGTAGAGCGCGAAAAGCAAAAAACTAATATAAAAGTCTATTCAAATTTAGGCGAACCTAAAGTGTATTTAAACGGTACTTTGTTAGAAAATCCTAAAATGGGAACGACAGACGTATGTTATATTTTTGAAAATGTAAATCTTACAAAAGAGGGAAATACCATTAAAGCTGTAGCTGAAAAGGACGGTAACACATTTGAAGATGTTATAAAATGGAATTTTACTTCCGAAAAAACAAAGGACTATAACATAAAAGAAAACACAAAAGCACATGCTGGTTTTTAA
- a CDS encoding head GIN domain-containing protein, whose product MTTLIKIIVTTILSLSLFSCNFDINFNSGVKGNGNVTTEERNISEPFSTIKATEGLDVYLTQSDKTGVTVEADENLQSLIITEVIDGTLKIHCEKNIGRCKSKKVMVSFTDISSIKSTSGSDVYSTNTIMVNDLHLESTSGSDMKLDVNTNSLTCKTTSGSDLKVSGTTKKLIVESTSGSDFKGANLIAESSQVKATSGADITVNTSKELTADASSGADIKYLGEPEQVNKNSSSSGSVKKQ is encoded by the coding sequence ATGACAACACTAATCAAAATTATCGTAACCACCATATTAAGCTTGAGTCTATTCTCTTGCAATTTCGATATTAACTTCAACTCAGGAGTAAAAGGCAATGGCAATGTAACAACTGAAGAACGTAACATTTCAGAACCTTTCTCAACGATTAAAGCCACCGAAGGGCTTGACGTTTACCTAACACAAAGTGACAAGACAGGAGTAACTGTAGAAGCCGACGAAAATTTACAAAGCCTTATTATTACTGAAGTTATTGATGGTACTTTAAAAATCCATTGTGAAAAGAACATTGGCAGATGTAAATCTAAAAAAGTAATGGTGAGCTTTACGGATATCTCAAGTATCAAATCAACCAGTGGCAGCGACGTATATTCTACCAATACCATCATGGTTAATGATTTACATTTAGAATCAACCAGCGGAAGTGACATGAAACTAGATGTTAACACGAATAGTTTAACCTGTAAAACCACAAGCGGAAGTGATTTAAAAGTATCAGGAACCACGAAAAAACTTATTGTGGAATCGACAAGTGGAAGTGATTTTAAAGGTGCTAACCTTATTGCAGAATCAAGTCAGGTGAAAGCCACAAGCGGCGCTGATATTACGGTAAACACTTCAAAAGAATTAACAGCTGATGCCAGTAGTGGTGCCGATATTAAATACTTAGGAGAACCTGAACAAGTAAACAAAAACAGTAGTTCTTCTGGCAGTGTAAAAAAACAATAG
- a CDS encoding DUF4870 domain-containing protein — protein sequence MLDQHQKNIATFIHLSTFSRFIVPFGNFLGPIILWITNKDKSEFIDAHGKQAINFQISILLYAIILGTLTIPFFVFKIFSGINIFNFDGFHFDFHKASPLLFVGGFLGIIAVIGFIMELVFIIVASLKARDGEYYQYPLTINFLK from the coding sequence ATGCTAGACCAACATCAAAAAAACATCGCAACATTCATCCACTTATCAACCTTCAGCAGGTTTATAGTTCCGTTTGGAAATTTCCTTGGACCAATCATCCTATGGATAACGAATAAAGATAAGTCGGAGTTTATAGACGCTCATGGCAAACAGGCTATTAACTTTCAAATAAGCATATTACTATATGCCATTATTTTAGGAACCTTAACCATACCATTTTTTGTTTTTAAGATTTTTAGCGGTATAAATATTTTCAATTTTGATGGTTTCCATTTCGATTTTCACAAAGCTTCACCACTATTATTTGTTGGCGGATTTTTAGGAATCATTGCAGTTATAGGCTTTATTATGGAACTGGTTTTTATTATCGTTGCCAGCTTAAAAGCCAGAGATGGGGAGTATTATCAATATCCTTTAACCATTAATTTTTTAAAATAA
- a CDS encoding PadR family transcriptional regulator yields MKIENTKAQMRKGVLEFCILSVLKDDDAYVAEILDTLKDAKLLVVEGTIYPLLTRLKNAGLLNYRWEESTSGPPRKYYGLTETGKLFLKELDTTWSELQNAVNIVTNTKANKNE; encoded by the coding sequence ATGAAGATAGAGAACACAAAAGCACAAATGCGTAAAGGCGTTTTAGAATTCTGCATACTATCGGTCTTAAAAGACGACGATGCATATGTAGCAGAAATTTTAGACACTTTAAAAGACGCAAAACTGCTTGTGGTAGAAGGCACGATTTACCCACTACTAACAAGACTAAAAAACGCCGGACTTCTTAATTACCGTTGGGAAGAAAGCACTTCGGGACCACCCAGAAAATATTACGGTTTAACCGAAACAGGAAAATTATTTTTAAAAGAATTAGATACCACTTGGAGCGAATTACAAAACGCCGTTAACATAGTAACCAACACAAAAGCAAACAAAAATGAATAA
- a CDS encoding YceI family protein — MSKFRKIGVTVLGLVLILFVGLSQVQAQEYNLVNKESSLKVYGTSSLHDWHIDAENQSGKIKFSSTEACTIDQLTLDIVTESLKSGKSGMDKNTYKALNSSKYKSITFKLTKVNTVTDKGSGVYEVKAQGDLSIAGTTKNVPMNFKVTINGSKITLDGEKTFKMTDFKVDPPTAMFGTITTGDEVTVKYSTVLK; from the coding sequence ATGAGTAAATTTAGAAAAATAGGCGTAACTGTATTAGGATTAGTCCTGATACTATTTGTAGGTTTAAGTCAGGTTCAGGCACAGGAATATAATTTAGTAAACAAAGAATCTTCATTAAAAGTTTACGGAACCTCAAGTTTACACGATTGGCATATTGATGCTGAAAATCAATCAGGTAAAATAAAATTTTCTAGCACAGAAGCGTGCACAATAGACCAGCTTACTTTAGATATTGTAACTGAAAGCTTAAAAAGTGGAAAATCTGGTATGGATAAAAACACTTACAAAGCTTTAAATTCAAGCAAGTATAAATCTATAACCTTTAAATTAACTAAAGTTAATACTGTTACAGATAAAGGGTCCGGTGTTTACGAAGTAAAAGCGCAAGGAGACTTATCTATTGCCGGAACAACTAAAAATGTTCCAATGAATTTTAAAGTTACTATTAACGGTTCTAAAATTACATTAGATGGAGAAAAAACGTTTAAAATGACAGATTTTAAAGTTGACCCTCCTACAGCCATGTTCGGAACCATCACTACTGGCGATGAAGTAACAGTAAAATACTCAACCGTATTAAAATAA